Part of the Methanolobus chelungpuianus genome is shown below.
ATAGAACAGCTCATAAGAAGAAGTTATTCTGGCTATATCAGGCTCAACGTTTTCTTTTACGTGACCTGCAAATACAACTAGGTTTTCGTATCCGCGATAAAGCTCAAGATCCAGGCCAAGATTAGTAAAAGGAAGGATTTCTTTCTTAGAAGAGCCTATGTCCTTAAGCTCAGCTTCCAGCGCATGCTTGTTCTCAACAAGCACTTCCAGTTCCTGGTCCAGTGTGTCAAGGCAGCTGTCAAGCTGGGAGCAGACCGTAGCAGGATTCTGCTTTGCAACTGCAACGTCCTTTACACCAAGCAGGCTTGCAATAGATCGTATCTTGACGAGTCTTTTTGAAACTTCGCTTCCTTTCTCGAACGGCTTGCCTATCTTAAGATCAGAGCCATCCTCATTAAAATCTTCTATGTGGAACAGATTAGCTTTATGCAGAGCATCGACCGTTTCTTCAAGGATGTTCTTATGGCCAACTATAACGGCTCGACTCATCTGTTTTGGCTTAAGCATGTACTGCCCTCTCAAATTCAGTCAGTAACATGTCAACTGCTTTATCAACTTTGGAAGATGCCTTCTTTGCGATTGCTTCTGCCTCGCTTCTGCCTGTCCTGACGATCTCCTCCTTCTCTGCAGAGAGTGTCTCTTCAGCGGATTTGATCGCATTCTGTGCAGATCGATGGGCATCGGCTTCCGCCTGCTTCAGGATCTCCCTGGCTTCTGCACGTGCACTGGTGATACGGTCCTGTTTACTCTTTGCACCGTTTTCAACCATTTTCCGTGCATTGCCTTCTGCGTCTTTTATTTCAGACAAGATTTTCTCTTTGGCCATGCTAATCCTCGTGATGATTGATTATAATTATCCCGAATAATTCACTCCCTCTAGTGTTAAATGGGATATAAAGGTTTCGTAGACGTGATTCATAAATAGGTAATGATCTTTCATTACAGAGGGAGGGCGAAAAACACCAGCTGTGGCATTATTCGCAAAACTTGCCTCATCCCTCTGCAAGCATAAGGACAGCAGTTTCATGTTTCCTATTGTTTTATATAGGGGATCCTGCAGGAGATCAGTCCTTTTGCAGGTCCACTCTCAGGGGAAGCCGTTCACCCTCAGGTATGGTGTGAATATACTTTTCCCTGAACTGGGGATTACGCATCATGCAATAGTCCGCAGATGACCTGTATGCTGTATGCTTTCCCATGCGTTCCCATATGACTCCAAGATCCTCTTCGCGGATATTCCCGAAGGAAAGGGGTGTATAGGCACAGGGGAGGACATCGCCGCCTGCAGTGGCATGCATCCAGCGCCTTCCTGCAAAGCACCCGAACTGGTCAGGTCCCAGGAAATAAGGAAAAGCAGTAACCCTTGGTCCTTCGGGCTTCCGGTTGGCGGACTTCTGGAAATCGGCCAGGCGCTTCACGTCTTTCTCACCGATGACCTCATCCTCGTGTTCCAGCCAGCGCCCCACGGCCACGATCTCATACACGGACATTTCGTGCATGCCCATGTCGGCAGCAAACTGGTAGAAGCCATCAAGATCATCTATGTTGTGAGGCGATACCACAACAAAGAGGTCGGCAAGGATGCCTGCGGAGAGCACGTTCTTCACGCCGTTCACAGTATCCCGGAAAGCTCCTTCGCGTCCTCTCACCCGGTCATGTTCCTTCTCGTCAGGGCTGTCAAGGCTCATGTGTGCAGCAAAAAGTCCTGCTCTTTTCAATTCGGCTGCCTTCTGCTCGTTCATGGAAAAGCCGGATGTGAAGCAGGCTGCTACAGCACGGCTCTTGTCCACGGCATCGACCATCCTGGCCAGATCCTTGCGCAGCATTGTCTCTCCGCCATCAAATGAAATATAATAAGTTCCAAGATCAAGAGCCCTGTTAACCGCACCATTGATCTCATCGATCGTCAGTTCAGGGTCTGCAACGATGCCTGCAGCACCGCAGTGTATGCAGTTGTTCGGACATCTGCCTGTGATGCCGATGGAAAATTGATCCGGCACTCTCTTCTTTAGAATGGAGGCAACCTGTGCACTGATCATCCTGTTGAACACCTCTCCGGGCATGGGAGGGACCCAGGTGGAGAAGGTTATGCTCTCTTCCTCGGACAGGATCGGCTTTTCTTCCTGAAATATGCTGTTTATGCGTTTAATTATGGGTTTTGCCACTGCAGACAGGGGCCCTTCGGTGTCAAGTACGACCTTACCATCTTCAGTGTTTGCATTGACTTTTATTACTGACTTATCATATACTCTCATGGATACACCTGGCATATAAAAAGGATTTAAAAGGCGTTCAGCCTGTCCCGAGGACGCTTTCGGGCAGCATGTCTACTGTGATCAGGTTGGTTACCAGGAGGAGCTTGTCCTTTGCAACAGAATCACTGAAGTTATCCAGTATCCCCTTTGCCTTATTGACATGGATGAGAACCTCCCTGACCGTAAGAATCACCGCCTCTTCGCGACCGAAGCTTCTTTCGTAAAGCAGTGGCAGAGTGACGGATTCAAAGTTTGACTGCTTATCCTCAAGCCTGTTCAGATATTCAAGCAGGTCATCCACTATCTGGTATGCGTTGCCGACGCTTTCGCCGAATGACCTGAACATCATTGCCTTTTCCCTGTCGGCGCCCGCAACATAGGCACCGATGGCAGCACTTGCAGCAAAAAGGGAAGCCGTCTTCTTGCTTATGCATTCATAGTAGTTCTGCCTGCCAAATTCCGTCCCGTTACTGGAAATATCAATGGTCTCACCCTCGGCCATATACATGCCGGCTCTGCCGAACTCAAGCACTGAATCCGTACCGTAGGAAGATATCAGGGATATGGCTTTCGATATAAGGAAATCGCCGCACAGTATGGCTGCAGGAACACCGTATTTCTTATGGGCCGATTCGACACCCCTGCGAATAATGCCGTCATCAAGTACATCATCGTGTATGAGGGATGCAGAGTGAATGAGCTCGATGGCAAGAGCCGCATTGACGCTTTTGTCGCGGTGGCCTCCGCATATCTCAGTGCATAGCATCAGTATGATCGGCCGGATACTTTTGCCACCGGAGCTACAGACATGCAGCAGCATCTTCTTCATTTTCGAGCCGTCATCCATGCAGGCAACCAGACCGTCCATTGAAGCCTTTATCAGCCGGTATTCTTCAAGGTTCTCTATTTCCATCATAACGTCCCGTTTTCTGGTGTCACTCACTATACTTTGAAGGGCATCCCATAACTATCTTATTAGCCTCGATCCTGCTTTCGGATACCATCCTGCCGCTGACTGTCAGGCCTGCGCCCTCTGCCAGGTTTGCAGGAAGGACGCCGGTGTAGACCACCTCTACCTCGTATGCCTCATCCTCCGGATCCTCCAGCATGAACGAGATACCTGATGTCGAGACATCAAGAGTGCCATTCTTCACAGTACCCATTGTATTTACGTTGTGACCCACATACTTATCCGGGTCTTCCAGCAGTTCTGAGACCAGCAGATATCCCTGCGAAAAGTCCACGTTCCACAGACCTGCAATACCTACGACGGCAATAAAGGCAATTGCAAGCATGGTCTTGTGTTTTTTATCCATTTGAGCACCTATAGTATCCGACTATTCGTTCATGTTCCTGTGCTTCTTGACCAGGGAAGTACGGGTACGTATAAGGTGAAGGATATATGCAGCCAGAACGACCCAGGCAGATGCAAGTGCAAGATTCAAGGCGTTAATACATGTTCACCTCTATATTACTTTTGATACAATATAACTCTACTAAGATGATTACCGACAAGAATAAACAGCCTGCTGCAGCTTTGCATGGCTTGGACATTATTGTACCGATGACTAATTATTAATATGGGTGCGGACTAGTATAGCCCCATCCTATATAAGCAGAGTGGAACTTTCATCGAAACATATAAAATGATCAACATGGCCAGACCTCCAAGACTCATAGCATGGGAAACCACTGCAGGCTGCAACCTGTCCTGCAGGCACTGCCGGGGATCATCGACATCCCAGAAACCAGCGGGCGAGCTTAGTACCAAGGAAGCTATGCGCTTCATTGATGAGATATCCGGTATGGGTAAGCCCATATTGATACTCAGTGGCGGTGAGCCTCTTGTCAGGGACGACATATATGAACTTGCCACATATGCAAACGGAAAAGGTCTCCCTGTCGCACTCGCGACCAACGGGACCCTTGTTACTCCTGAGGTGGCCTCAAGCCTGAAAGAAGTGGGTATCAGGAGGATCAGTGTGAGCCTTGATGGTGCAAGCCCTGGAACGCATGATGATTTCAGATGCATGCCCGGGGCCTTTGAAGGGGCAATGCGTGGAATCGACGCCATCAGGGAGGCAGGCATCAGCTTCCAGATCAATACAACTGTCACTAAGCGCAACCTTGCGGAAATACCAGCTATCCTCGAAATGGCAACTGAGATCGGGGCCGAGGCGCTGCACATCTTCCTGCTGGTTCCCACAGGCAGGGGCAAGGAGCTCGAGGATGAGGAAATACCTCCGGTCGAGTATGAAAGAGTGCTCAACTGGTTCTATGACCAGCAGAAAACTGCGCAGATACAGCTCAAAGCGACCTGCGCTCCCCATTACTTCAGGATAATGCGCCAGCGTGCCAAAAAAGAAGGCGTCGAGATAAATGTCAAAACGCACGGATACGAAGCCATGACAAAAGGATGTCTCGGAGGCACCGGGTTCTGCTTTGTATCAAGTATCGGGGAGGTCTATCCCTGCGGATACCTGCCTGCACTTGCCGGCAACATAAAAGATCAGTCTTTCAGCGATATATGGGAGAGCTCCCGGGTCTTCAACGACCTCCGGGATCCCTCAAGGCTGAAAGGGAAGTGCGGGGACTGCGAATACAATAAGGTGTGTGCAGGATGCCGGGCACGCGCCTATGCAGCCACAGGAGATTACCTGGCTGAGGAACCCTACTGCATATACACACCCAAAAGACAGTGATCCCAATGATATACCTTGATGAAACGGACAAAAAGATACTCAACACCATACAACATGAGTTTCCACTTGACACTCATCCATTCCTTAAACTGGGGGAGGGGCTGGAGATCAGCGAAGAAGAGATCCTCACTCGTCTCAGGAGGCTGCAGGAGGAAGGAGCGGTCCGGAAAATAGGCCCGGTCATCAACCGTAACCGGGTGGGAGGCACCAGTACCCTTGTAGCGGTGAAGGTACCCGAGGAAATGATCGACAAGGTCGCAGATTACATCGATGAGTATGCAGAGGTATCCCATAACTACCTCCGTCCGGACATATACAATGTGTGGTTCACGCTGTCTGCATCCGATGAGGAGAGGATACAGGAGATCCTCCGGGAGCTCAGCCAGAAGACGGGTCTTGAGTTTGTCAACCTGCCTACGGTACGATTGTTCAAGATAGGCGTCAGGTTCAATATCAGATGAAAACAGGTCAAAGTTATCAGGTAAAAGATATGGAT
Proteins encoded:
- the ahaH gene encoding ATP synthase archaeal subunit H, producing the protein MAKEKILSEIKDAEGNARKMVENGAKSKQDRITSARAEAREILKQAEADAHRSAQNAIKSAEETLSAEKEEIVRTGRSEAEAIAKKASSKVDKAVDMLLTEFERAVHA
- a CDS encoding radical SAM/SPASM domain-containing protein, with the protein product MRVYDKSVIKVNANTEDGKVVLDTEGPLSAVAKPIIKRINSIFQEEKPILSEEESITFSTWVPPMPGEVFNRMISAQVASILKKRVPDQFSIGITGRCPNNCIHCGAAGIVADPELTIDEINGAVNRALDLGTYYISFDGGETMLRKDLARMVDAVDKSRAVAACFTSGFSMNEQKAAELKRAGLFAAHMSLDSPDEKEHDRVRGREGAFRDTVNGVKNVLSAGILADLFVVVSPHNIDDLDGFYQFAADMGMHEMSVYEIVAVGRWLEHEDEVIGEKDVKRLADFQKSANRKPEGPRVTAFPYFLGPDQFGCFAGRRWMHATAGGDVLPCAYTPLSFGNIREEDLGVIWERMGKHTAYRSSADYCMMRNPQFREKYIHTIPEGERLPLRVDLQKD
- a CDS encoding polyprenyl synthetase family protein — encoded protein: MMEIENLEEYRLIKASMDGLVACMDDGSKMKKMLLHVCSSGGKSIRPIILMLCTEICGGHRDKSVNAALAIELIHSASLIHDDVLDDGIIRRGVESAHKKYGVPAAILCGDFLISKAISLISSYGTDSVLEFGRAGMYMAEGETIDISSNGTEFGRQNYYECISKKTASLFAASAAIGAYVAGADREKAMMFRSFGESVGNAYQIVDDLLEYLNRLEDKQSNFESVTLPLLYERSFGREEAVILTVREVLIHVNKAKGILDNFSDSVAKDKLLLVTNLITVDMLPESVLGTG
- a CDS encoding cytochrome c maturation protein CcmE, whose translation is MDKKHKTMLAIAFIAVVGIAGLWNVDFSQGYLLVSELLEDPDKYVGHNVNTMGTVKNGTLDVSTSGISFMLEDPEDEAYEVEVVYTGVLPANLAEGAGLTVSGRMVSESRIEANKIVMGCPSKYSE
- the ahbD gene encoding heme b synthase; protein product: MINMARPPRLIAWETTAGCNLSCRHCRGSSTSQKPAGELSTKEAMRFIDEISGMGKPILILSGGEPLVRDDIYELATYANGKGLPVALATNGTLVTPEVASSLKEVGIRRISVSLDGASPGTHDDFRCMPGAFEGAMRGIDAIREAGISFQINTTVTKRNLAEIPAILEMATEIGAEALHIFLLVPTGRGKELEDEEIPPVEYERVLNWFYDQQKTAQIQLKATCAPHYFRIMRQRAKKEGVEINVKTHGYEAMTKGCLGGTGFCFVSSIGEVYPCGYLPALAGNIKDQSFSDIWESSRVFNDLRDPSRLKGKCGDCEYNKVCAGCRARAYAATGDYLAEEPYCIYTPKRQ
- a CDS encoding AsnC family transcriptional regulator, which encodes MIYLDETDKKILNTIQHEFPLDTHPFLKLGEGLEISEEEILTRLRRLQEEGAVRKIGPVINRNRVGGTSTLVAVKVPEEMIDKVADYIDEYAEVSHNYLRPDIYNVWFTLSASDEERIQEILRELSQKTGLEFVNLPTVRLFKIGVRFNIR